A stretch of the Candidatus Binatus sp. genome encodes the following:
- a CDS encoding phosphotransferase family protein: MPGNFEQVTAQLTALVRAKTADSRARAHSLESLPGHAGFSYSFVLERTAPDAVPAGKFVVRLAPPGVKISGPADIVRQARVMESLADTPVAVPPIIWYGDEPEFFDRPYFVAGFVDGFKLGESALPAAHLKRLARKGIATMAALHNVPWEPRRAAWGEPFALSEELKRLDYLLDRPTLDPAVVARAPELRERLRSSLPAGARIGCVHGDFQWSNVLFNEQRVVALIDWEISLVGATLLDLGWICFFSDPGSWVGVDPGRGSLLNAGEIVDAYAEVAGFPVSAAQVRWFRAFAGYRFGVITCFNLMLHRRGKRDDPLWEETALSAPTMFEHGLELLG; this comes from the coding sequence ATGCCCGGAAATTTCGAACAAGTAACCGCGCAGCTGACGGCCCTGGTCCGCGCGAAAACCGCTGACTCCCGCGCGCGAGCGCATTCGCTCGAATCGCTGCCCGGTCACGCCGGCTTCAGCTACAGCTTCGTCCTCGAGCGCACTGCGCCCGACGCGGTGCCGGCGGGGAAGTTCGTCGTGCGCCTCGCGCCTCCCGGGGTCAAAATCTCAGGCCCCGCCGACATCGTGCGGCAGGCGCGCGTGATGGAGTCGCTGGCCGACACGCCGGTCGCGGTGCCGCCGATCATCTGGTACGGCGACGAGCCCGAGTTCTTCGATCGGCCGTACTTCGTCGCCGGCTTCGTCGATGGATTCAAACTCGGCGAATCCGCGCTGCCGGCCGCGCACTTGAAACGCCTGGCGCGCAAGGGTATCGCGACCATGGCCGCGCTGCACAACGTCCCGTGGGAGCCGCGCCGCGCCGCATGGGGCGAGCCGTTCGCGCTCAGCGAAGAGCTCAAACGCCTGGACTACCTGCTCGACCGCCCGACTCTCGATCCCGCCGTCGTCGCGCGCGCCCCCGAGCTTCGCGAGCGTCTGCGCTCGAGCCTGCCGGCAGGCGCGCGCATCGGATGCGTCCACGGCGACTTCCAATGGTCGAACGTGCTGTTCAACGAACAACGCGTCGTCGCGCTGATCGATTGGGAAATCTCGCTGGTCGGCGCAACGCTGCTCGACCTCGGATGGATTTGCTTTTTTTCAGACCCCGGGAGCTGGGTCGGCGTTGACCCGGGCCGCGGCTCGCTTCTCAACGCCGGCGAAATCGTCGATGCATACGCCGAAGTCGCGGGCTTTCCGGTCTCCGCGGCGCAAGTGCGATGGTTTCGCGCATTCGCGGGCTACCGGTTCGGGGTGATTACCTGTTTCAACCTGATGCTGCATCGGCGCGGCAAGCGCGACGATCCGTTATGGGAAGAGACCGCGCTGTCGGCGCCAACAATGTTCGAACACGGCCTCGAATTGTTGGGCTGA
- a CDS encoding alpha/beta fold hydrolase → MDSAAKREPEIQTPEENHPALNAILGANPFVGLDARQVVGTLTALLAHLASRPATVAARALELWLELGQVAAGVSTVAPEPGDRRFADPAWSQHPLYHRMMQTYLAWRTAVHDLVDQDDGVEWKQAGQQEFAVTLMTEALAPTNALWLNPAALKRAFDTAGMSLVWGLRNFIGDLWNNGGMPSQVDKRPFQVGKNLAVSPGAVVFRSPLCEVIQYAPATGNVYERPLLFIPPQINKFYIMDLAPGRSFIEYAVKHGLAMFTISWRNPTPRDRNWGLDEYVTACKDAIAAACEITGSPDCNVLGVCAGGITTSLMLGHLAACGDKRVNAATLLVTTLDTSLPSMTGMFATEDAIKAARERSEKKGVLDGGDMARVFAWMRPNDLVWNYWVNNYLLGNDPAPFDILYWNADPTNLPAKLHAGFLDLFLRNPLTRGAAVTILGTPIDLGAVKNDLYLVAGMTDHICAWRACYRTTRMFGGRIEFVLGSSGHIQSLVNPPGNFKARYYVGARLPEDPDEWFKGAAENKGSWWDHWIKWIGARSGGERPAPKSLGSELYKAGEPAPGLYVHERH, encoded by the coding sequence ATGGACAGTGCGGCCAAACGGGAGCCTGAAATTCAGACCCCCGAGGAAAACCATCCCGCGCTCAACGCGATCCTCGGCGCCAATCCCTTCGTCGGCCTCGACGCCAGGCAGGTTGTCGGAACTTTGACGGCCTTGCTGGCGCATCTCGCGTCGCGGCCCGCCACCGTCGCCGCGCGCGCGCTCGAACTATGGCTCGAGTTGGGGCAGGTCGCGGCGGGCGTTTCTACCGTGGCGCCCGAGCCTGGCGACAGGCGTTTCGCCGATCCCGCCTGGTCGCAGCATCCGCTCTACCATCGCATGATGCAGACCTACCTCGCGTGGCGCACTGCGGTGCACGATCTCGTCGACCAGGATGACGGCGTCGAGTGGAAGCAAGCCGGGCAGCAGGAGTTCGCGGTCACGCTGATGACCGAGGCGCTCGCGCCCACCAACGCGTTGTGGCTCAATCCCGCCGCGCTCAAGCGCGCCTTTGACACCGCGGGGATGAGCCTGGTGTGGGGACTGCGCAACTTCATCGGCGATCTGTGGAACAACGGCGGGATGCCCTCGCAGGTGGACAAGCGGCCGTTCCAAGTCGGCAAAAATCTCGCCGTCTCGCCCGGCGCCGTCGTGTTCCGAAGCCCGCTCTGCGAGGTGATCCAGTATGCGCCCGCGACCGGCAACGTCTATGAGCGCCCGCTGCTTTTCATCCCGCCGCAGATCAACAAATTCTACATCATGGATCTCGCGCCGGGCCGCAGCTTCATCGAGTACGCGGTCAAGCACGGGCTCGCGATGTTCACGATCAGCTGGCGCAACCCGACTCCGCGCGATCGCAACTGGGGGCTCGACGAATACGTGACCGCATGCAAGGACGCCATCGCGGCCGCATGCGAGATCACCGGCAGTCCCGATTGCAACGTGCTCGGCGTATGCGCCGGCGGCATCACGACTTCGCTCATGCTCGGGCATCTCGCGGCTTGCGGTGACAAGCGCGTCAACGCGGCGACGCTGCTGGTGACGACGCTCGATACGAGCCTGCCTTCGATGACCGGGATGTTCGCGACCGAGGATGCGATCAAGGCGGCGCGCGAGCGCTCGGAAAAAAAGGGCGTGCTCGACGGCGGCGACATGGCGCGGGTCTTCGCCTGGATGCGGCCGAACGATCTGGTCTGGAACTATTGGGTCAATAACTATCTGCTCGGCAACGATCCCGCGCCGTTCGACATCCTCTATTGGAACGCCGACCCGACCAATCTTCCGGCCAAACTGCACGCGGGCTTTCTCGATCTGTTTCTCAGAAATCCGCTCACCCGTGGCGCCGCCGTCACGATTCTCGGCACACCGATCGATTTGGGCGCCGTGAAGAATGACCTCTACCTGGTTGCCGGGATGACCGACCATATCTGCGCGTGGCGCGCATGCTATCGCACGACGCGGATGTTCGGCGGACGAATCGAATTCGTGCTCGGCTCCAGCGGCCATATCCAGAGCCTGGTTAATCCGCCCGGCAACTTCAAAGCCCGCTACTACGTCGGCGCGCGGCTTCCCGAGGATCCCGACGAATGGTTCAAAGGAGCGGCCGAGAACAAGGGCAGCTGGTGGGATCACTGGATCAAGTGGATTGGGGCGCGCTCCGGCGGCGAACGTCCCGCGCCGAAGTCGCTCGGCAGCGAGCTCTACAAGGCCGGCGAACCCGCCCCGGGCCTATACGTCCACGAACGCCACTAG
- a CDS encoding (Fe-S)-binding protein, whose amino-acid sequence MTEVQLFSTCLAEEFFPEVNDAAATVLERLRLKVTPVRGAFCCGQVAFNEGFRDEALDLARRFLNSVEPGIPIVVPSGSCTSMLKIFYGDLLADDPALSAKATAIRPWVFELSQFIVNVLKVKYIGARYERAVAYHPSCHLMRELGVRNEPMTLLSAVAGIRICELRDREECCGFGGMFSVKFPHISASMLEDKMARIKESGAEVVVANDCGCLMQIGGGLSRAGEKIEVRHLAEVLAAR is encoded by the coding sequence ATGACTGAAGTCCAACTATTCTCGACCTGCCTCGCCGAGGAATTTTTTCCCGAAGTCAACGACGCGGCGGCGACGGTGCTCGAGCGGCTGCGGCTGAAGGTGACGCCGGTTCGCGGCGCGTTCTGTTGCGGCCAGGTCGCTTTCAATGAGGGTTTCCGCGACGAGGCGCTCGATCTTGCGCGCCGCTTTCTGAACTCGGTCGAGCCGGGCATTCCGATTGTCGTGCCTTCGGGCTCATGCACGAGCATGCTGAAGATCTTTTACGGCGACTTGCTCGCGGACGATCCCGCCCTGTCAGCCAAAGCAACGGCGATTCGGCCGTGGGTATTTGAGCTGTCGCAGTTCATCGTCAACGTGCTGAAGGTGAAGTACATCGGCGCGCGCTACGAGCGGGCGGTCGCGTATCATCCGTCGTGTCATCTGATGCGCGAGTTGGGCGTGCGCAATGAACCGATGACGCTGCTGAGTGCGGTGGCCGGAATCAGAATTTGCGAGCTGCGCGATCGAGAGGAGTGCTGCGGCTTCGGCGGGATGTTCTCGGTGAAGTTCCCGCATATCTCGGCCTCGATGCTCGAGGACAAGATGGCGCGCATCAAGGAGAGCGGCGCCGAGGTCGTGGTCGCCAACGATTGCGGATGCCTGATGCAGATCGGCGGGGGATTAAGCCGCGCGGGCGAGAAGATCGAAGTACGTCATCTGGCGGAAGTGCTGGCCGCGAGGTGA
- a CDS encoding lactate utilization protein, which produces MAEIHKIIASLKDALGVGARSNSQAEAASAPVPVAQSAHRAALASTFARELEAVGGKFLGILTPAEVTNRIVTLAGEIGAKTVALGQGVESDMEEIGEALERADFRIVRTIPVADTERAAMRERVANADMGIAEADFAIASTGTLAVVSTGDRPSSLTLLPPASLVIVQIDRVMANLAAVLAELGAGGVAANRLTLITGPSRTADIEKRIVLGVHGPKSIHVIVVWPRDD; this is translated from the coding sequence GTGGCCGAGATTCACAAAATAATCGCGAGCCTAAAGGACGCGCTCGGCGTTGGCGCGCGGAGCAACTCGCAGGCCGAGGCCGCGAGCGCACCGGTGCCCGTGGCGCAGTCGGCGCATCGCGCGGCGCTCGCATCGACGTTCGCGCGCGAGCTCGAAGCGGTCGGCGGCAAGTTCCTCGGAATACTCACTCCGGCCGAAGTGACTAATCGAATAGTCACTCTAGCCGGCGAGATCGGCGCGAAGACGGTTGCGCTTGGACAAGGCGTCGAGAGCGACATGGAGGAAATTGGCGAGGCGCTCGAACGCGCGGATTTCAGGATCGTTCGCACCATCCCGGTGGCGGACACCGAGCGCGCCGCGATGCGCGAGCGGGTGGCCAATGCCGACATGGGGATTGCGGAGGCGGACTTCGCGATCGCCTCGACCGGCACGCTGGCGGTAGTGTCAACCGGGGATCGGCCGAGTTCGCTGACGCTGCTGCCGCCGGCGAGCCTGGTGATCGTTCAGATCGATCGCGTGATGGCAAATCTGGCGGCGGTGCTCGCCGAGTTGGGCGCCGGCGGCGTCGCGGCGAATCGATTGACGCTGATCACGGGCCCGAGCCGAACCGCGGATATCGAGAAGCGAATCGTGCTCGGCGTGCATGGCCCCAAATCGATCCACGTGATCGTGGTGTGGCCCCGCGATGACTGA
- a CDS encoding LutB/LldF family L-lactate oxidation iron-sulfur protein, translating into MAEFPKARDFFESSRAAVGDHELRRKLENASARHLDHFAEVKAEFPAYDDERDAAHRIKTDAIAHLDELLIELTSKLEARGCKVFFAQDAADARDYIVELAKRRGAKTVVKGKSMTTEEIELNGALERAGIDAVETDLGEYIVQLRGERPSHIITPAIHLSKEDIGQLFTDKFGIEYTAEPEKLTAEARSRLRAIFLNADFGVTGVNFAIAETGTLVIVENEGNGRLSSTMPETFVAVMGIEKVIARLEDLSHFLEILARTATGQKLTTYTSFITGPRREGELDGPGEMHVVILDNGRSSMIADPVLREALNCIRCGACLNVCPIYRRIGGHAYRSVYPGPIGSIISPNLFGSAAGYLPFASTLCGACKDICPVKIDIPRILLHLRWKESTGEHPIRWPRAIERARRGARRFAKMARHPRTVRALGNFAAMVLKPFAHNGYLRRMPGPFGNWTKYRDFPRPRPHKRSAPAPERPPS; encoded by the coding sequence ATGGCTGAATTTCCAAAAGCCCGCGATTTCTTCGAGTCGAGCCGCGCCGCCGTCGGCGACCATGAGTTGCGGCGCAAGCTCGAAAACGCCAGCGCGCGGCATCTCGATCACTTCGCCGAAGTGAAGGCGGAGTTCCCGGCGTACGACGACGAGCGCGACGCGGCGCATCGAATCAAGACCGACGCGATTGCGCATCTCGACGAATTGCTAATCGAACTGACGTCGAAGCTCGAAGCGCGCGGATGCAAGGTGTTCTTCGCCCAGGATGCGGCGGATGCGCGCGACTATATAGTCGAACTGGCGAAGCGGCGCGGCGCGAAGACCGTCGTCAAGGGCAAGTCGATGACGACGGAGGAGATCGAGCTCAATGGCGCGCTCGAACGCGCGGGAATCGACGCGGTCGAGACCGACCTTGGCGAGTACATCGTGCAGCTTCGCGGCGAGCGCCCGTCGCACATCATCACGCCCGCGATTCATCTGTCCAAGGAGGACATCGGGCAGCTTTTCACCGACAAGTTCGGCATCGAGTACACGGCGGAGCCTGAAAAACTCACGGCCGAAGCGCGCTCGCGATTGCGCGCGATTTTTCTGAACGCGGATTTCGGAGTTACCGGCGTCAATTTTGCGATCGCGGAAACCGGCACGCTCGTCATCGTCGAGAACGAAGGCAACGGGCGGCTGTCGAGCACGATGCCGGAGACGTTCGTCGCCGTGATGGGGATCGAGAAGGTCATCGCGCGGCTCGAAGACCTGAGCCACTTCCTGGAGATCCTCGCGCGCACCGCGACCGGGCAGAAGCTCACGACCTACACCAGTTTCATCACGGGGCCGCGGCGCGAGGGCGAACTCGACGGGCCGGGCGAGATGCACGTGGTGATCCTGGACAACGGACGCAGCTCGATGATTGCGGATCCGGTTCTGCGCGAGGCGTTGAATTGCATCCGATGCGGTGCGTGCCTGAACGTATGCCCGATCTACAGGCGCATCGGCGGCCACGCGTATCGCTCGGTCTATCCGGGACCGATCGGATCGATCATCAGCCCCAATCTTTTCGGCAGCGCCGCGGGATACCTGCCGTTTGCGTCGACGCTGTGCGGCGCGTGCAAGGATATCTGTCCCGTAAAGATCGACATCCCGCGAATCCTGCTCCATTTGCGCTGGAAAGAAAGCACCGGCGAGCATCCAATCCGATGGCCGCGCGCGATAGAGCGGGCGCGCCGCGGCGCGCGGCGGTTTGCGAAGATGGCGCGGCATCCGCGGACCGTTCGAGCGCTTGGAAACTTCGCCGCGATGGTGCTGAAACCGTTCGCGCACAATGGTTATCTGCGCCGGATGCCGGGACCGTTCGGCAACTGGACGAAGTATCGCGACTTTCCGCGGCCGCGTCCGCATAAGCGCTCCGCGCCCGCGCCGGAGCGCCCGCCGAGCTGA
- a CDS encoding SirB1 family protein, whose translation MLAAKEPVPLARGALLIAKEEYPELDIEEYLDKLATLAREAEPIVRAGEDTVERVQLLSHFLFELKGFEGNAENYNDPRNSFLNDVINRRLGIPITLSVVYLEVGRRLGLNLYGVSFPTHFLVKAVDERGELLIDPFVGGKILALDEIRARLTQIYGQPVELNPAMLKQRGARHILARMLRNLKIIYLGASEWTRALAALDRIIMLEPRALDELVERGGLFERLECFKPALEDFQSLLSQAPEHPAAEAAREAVLRLIRQVALIN comes from the coding sequence ATGCTTGCGGCGAAAGAGCCGGTGCCACTGGCGCGCGGCGCGCTGCTGATCGCGAAAGAAGAATATCCCGAGCTTGACATCGAAGAATACCTGGACAAGCTGGCGACGCTGGCGCGTGAAGCCGAACCAATCGTCCGCGCGGGCGAGGACACGGTGGAACGGGTCCAGTTGCTCTCGCATTTTCTATTCGAGCTGAAGGGCTTCGAGGGCAACGCCGAGAACTACAACGATCCGCGCAACTCATTTCTGAACGACGTGATCAATCGGCGCCTGGGAATTCCGATCACGCTTTCGGTGGTGTATCTGGAAGTGGGCCGCCGGCTCGGTCTCAACCTCTACGGGGTCTCGTTCCCGACGCATTTCCTGGTCAAGGCGGTGGACGAGCGCGGCGAACTGCTCATCGATCCATTCGTCGGCGGAAAGATTCTGGCGCTCGACGAGATTCGCGCGCGCCTGACGCAAATTTACGGACAGCCGGTGGAATTGAATCCCGCGATGCTGAAGCAGCGCGGCGCGCGCCATATCCTGGCGCGGATGCTTCGCAACCTGAAGATCATTTACCTGGGGGCGTCGGAGTGGACGCGCGCGCTGGCGGCGCTGGATCGGATTATCATGCTGGAACCGCGCGCGCTCGACGAGCTGGTGGAACGCGGCGGCCTGTTCGAGCGGCTGGAATGCTTCAAGCCGGCGCTCGAAGACTTCCAGAGTCTTCTTTCGCAGGCGCCCGAGCATCCCGCGGCCGAGGCGGCGCGCGAAGCGGTGCTGCGCCTGATTCGCCAGGTTGCGCTGATAAACTGA
- the queG gene encoding tRNA epoxyqueuosine(34) reductase QueG, with amino-acid sequence MDVSRETLTRAANELGFVLVGFAPLRQLRERENFYRQWLDDGGHATMAYLAREPERRFDPRRLDARYRSVVSIGYPYAARAIPKVDWRGELRGRIAAYALGRDYHDVVGRRARAVAEVISQIRPGSIARAYVDTGPVFEREWAVDARLGWFGKNTMILNRGHGSYFFLAEIFTDAEFEATMEPYREHCGTCRRCLDLCPTGALADGYVMRSDLCISYQTIENRGAIARELRPKLGNWIFGCDICNDVCPWNDLAADDGSTDLVPRLPELLALNDEEFGRRFTKSAVKRAKRRGLLRNVAVALGNTRNPDAVTPLARSLETEPEPLIRSHAAWALGQIGASAARRALERALGDCDAAVREEAAAALETN; translated from the coding sequence ATGGATGTTTCGCGTGAAACGCTGACCCGCGCCGCCAACGAACTTGGATTCGTTTTGGTTGGATTTGCGCCGCTGCGTCAACTCAGGGAGCGCGAAAACTTTTATCGCCAATGGCTCGACGACGGCGGTCACGCGACGATGGCTTACCTGGCGCGAGAGCCCGAGCGCAGGTTCGATCCTCGGCGCCTCGATGCGCGCTACAGGTCCGTCGTGAGCATCGGCTATCCGTACGCGGCGCGCGCGATTCCCAAGGTCGATTGGCGCGGCGAGCTGCGCGGCAGAATCGCGGCATACGCGCTTGGCCGCGACTATCACGACGTTGTGGGCCGGCGAGCGCGCGCGGTAGCCGAAGTGATTTCGCAAATTCGTCCCGGCTCGATCGCGCGCGCGTATGTGGACACCGGTCCGGTGTTCGAGCGCGAATGGGCGGTGGATGCGCGGCTGGGATGGTTCGGCAAGAACACGATGATCCTGAATCGCGGCCATGGTTCGTATTTTTTTCTCGCCGAGATTTTCACCGACGCGGAATTCGAGGCGACGATGGAGCCTTACCGCGAACATTGCGGGACATGCCGGCGATGCCTGGACTTGTGTCCGACCGGGGCGCTTGCCGACGGTTACGTGATGCGCTCGGATTTGTGCATCTCGTATCAGACGATAGAAAACCGCGGCGCGATTGCGCGCGAGTTGCGGCCCAAGCTCGGCAACTGGATCTTCGGCTGCGACATTTGCAACGACGTTTGTCCATGGAACGATCTGGCGGCTGACGACGGCTCGACCGATCTTGTCCCGCGTTTGCCCGAGCTGTTGGCGCTCAACGACGAGGAGTTCGGGCGCCGCTTTACCAAGAGCGCGGTGAAGCGCGCCAAGCGGCGCGGGTTGCTGCGCAACGTCGCGGTCGCGCTCGGCAACACGCGAAATCCCGACGCGGTGACGCCACTGGCGCGCTCGCTGGAGACCGAGCCCGAGCCATTGATCCGCTCGCACGCCGCATGGGCGCTGGGACAGATTGGAGCGAGTGCTGCGCGCCGCGCACTCGAGCGCGCGCTTGGCGACTGCGACGCGGCGGTGCGCGAAGAGGCGGCGGCGGCGCTCGAGACAAACTGA
- a CDS encoding iron-sulfur cluster assembly accessory protein, whose product MAEGLHIEHHGHTEPAPAERIDTASLPDVKLTPTANEMVRKMYAKEGLGAGYGMRIGVVGGGCSGFQYSLKFDTLKEGDRVTDFGGVLVYVDEVSLPYIAGTTLDYVEGLHGAGFRFDNPRASRTCGCGSSFSA is encoded by the coding sequence ATGGCCGAAGGACTTCATATCGAGCATCACGGGCACACTGAACCGGCGCCGGCCGAGCGAATCGATACCGCGTCGCTGCCAGACGTGAAGCTCACGCCCACCGCGAACGAGATGGTCCGCAAGATGTACGCGAAGGAAGGTCTTGGCGCGGGCTATGGAATGCGAATCGGCGTGGTCGGCGGCGGATGCTCCGGGTTTCAGTATTCACTGAAGTTCGACACGTTGAAAGAAGGCGATCGGGTGACGGATTTCGGCGGCGTGCTGGTGTACGTGGACGAGGTTTCGCTGCCGTATATCGCGGGCACGACGCTCGATTACGTCGAAGGACTGCACGGCGCGGGATTCCGCTTTGACAATCCGCGCGCGAGCCGCACTTGCGGATGCGGGTCGTCCTTCAGCGCGTAA
- the fabG gene encoding 3-oxoacyl-[acyl-carrier-protein] reductase, which translates to MEKAVQDLKLKDLEGRGIIVTGATRGIGRAIALEVARRGANVSFNYVRSDQNAAELKAEIEKLGGNALAHKVDAGDLKNVREMVNATKKEFGQIDGLVNNAGMTRDKVFVMMSEEDWSEVIRVNLTGAFNFARAAAFMMMKAKRGSILNITSVSGIVGIPGQANYSAAKAGLIGLTKSVAKEVGRLGVRVNALALGFIETDMTAAMPEENRTQALAMIPLGRFGKVEDVAPMAAFLLSDAASYITGAVIQVDGGLAM; encoded by the coding sequence GTGGAGAAAGCTGTGCAGGATCTCAAGCTGAAAGATCTCGAGGGGCGCGGAATCATCGTCACCGGCGCGACGCGCGGAATCGGCCGGGCGATCGCGCTGGAAGTCGCGCGGCGCGGCGCCAACGTATCGTTCAACTACGTCAGGAGCGATCAGAATGCGGCCGAGCTGAAGGCCGAAATCGAGAAACTTGGCGGCAACGCGCTCGCGCACAAGGTCGATGCCGGCGACCTGAAGAACGTGCGCGAGATGGTCAACGCGACCAAGAAGGAATTCGGGCAAATCGACGGGCTGGTCAACAACGCGGGCATGACGCGCGACAAAGTATTCGTGATGATGTCGGAAGAGGATTGGAGCGAGGTCATCCGGGTCAATTTGACCGGCGCGTTTAATTTCGCGCGCGCGGCGGCGTTCATGATGATGAAAGCGAAGCGCGGATCGATCCTGAACATCACCTCGGTCAGCGGGATTGTCGGGATCCCGGGTCAGGCGAACTATTCGGCGGCGAAGGCCGGATTGATCGGGCTTACAAAATCGGTCGCGAAAGAAGTAGGGCGGCTCGGCGTTCGCGTCAACGCGCTCGCGCTCGGATTTATCGAGACCGACATGACGGCTGCCATGCCCGAGGAGAATCGCACGCAGGCGCTCGCGATGATTCCGCTCGGCCGCTTCGGCAAGGTCGAGGACGTGGCGCCGATGGCCGCATTTCTGCTGTCGGATGCGGCGTCATATATCACCGGCGCAGTGATCCAGGTGGACGGCGGCCTCGCAATGTGA
- a CDS encoding VOC family protein, with amino-acid sequence MASKLWRTPTVVPALAYEDVPAAVEFLTRTFGFRERAGARLTGDGFVLAWMEVGDGLISLGTAGGHGRQSPRIAGTLTQSVKVYVDGIDRHFARAKAAGAFIISEPDDKFWGGRIYEARDIEGHYWEFSERDRELDSSAWKLPPGIKMGA; translated from the coding sequence ATGGCATCGAAACTCTGGCGCACACCAACCGTCGTTCCCGCCCTTGCGTACGAAGATGTACCCGCGGCCGTCGAATTCCTTACTCGCACATTCGGCTTTCGCGAGCGAGCCGGCGCGCGTCTAACCGGCGATGGGTTCGTGCTGGCCTGGATGGAAGTTGGCGACGGCCTCATCTCGCTCGGCACGGCCGGCGGACACGGCCGCCAGAGCCCGCGGATAGCAGGCACGCTAACTCAGTCGGTGAAGGTGTACGTTGACGGCATCGATCGCCACTTCGCGCGGGCCAAGGCGGCCGGCGCCTTCATCATCTCCGAGCCCGACGACAAATTCTGGGGCGGGCGCATTTACGAGGCACGGGACATCGAGGGCCACTACTGGGAATTTTCCGAGCGCGATCGCGAGCTCGATTCCTCCGCATGGAAACTCCCGCCGGGCATCAAGATGGGCGCGTAA
- a CDS encoding IS1595 family transposase: protein MNTKRDKHNPKFTPQMTIGQFERMFPDEDSCRTYLAQRRWPNGAVCPRCGKQDHVYSIAKPWHWECSNPECRKGNAYRFSLTVKTIFENTKYPLRVWFHVLYLMLTSKKGISALQIQRMIGSGSYSTAFYMCHRLRAAMNDPEFRQLMGIVEIDETYIGGKEGNRHWNKKVGGSGTYGKIPVIGAISRKGNVVCKMIENTDTETLTRFVRKTVSDKVDLVATDEHSGYRLLKWAMPHEVVKHSKGEYVRGEVHTNNMESFWSLLKRGVVGTYHNVSKKYLPLYLAEFSFRFNNRHEPDIFGKAIAGC, encoded by the coding sequence ATGAACACGAAACGCGACAAGCACAACCCAAAGTTCACGCCGCAAATGACCATCGGCCAGTTTGAGCGGATGTTTCCCGATGAGGATTCTTGTCGCACGTATCTCGCTCAGCGGCGCTGGCCGAACGGCGCGGTTTGCCCGCGTTGCGGCAAACAGGATCACGTCTATTCGATTGCGAAGCCGTGGCACTGGGAATGCTCCAATCCTGAATGCCGCAAGGGTAACGCCTACCGATTTTCCCTGACGGTCAAGACGATCTTCGAGAACACGAAATACCCTCTGCGCGTATGGTTTCACGTTCTCTACTTGATGCTGACCAGCAAAAAGGGAATCAGCGCGCTTCAAATCCAGCGGATGATCGGTTCCGGTTCGTACAGCACGGCCTTCTACATGTGCCATCGTTTGCGCGCCGCGATGAACGATCCGGAGTTCCGTCAGCTCATGGGCATCGTCGAAATCGACGAAACATATATCGGCGGCAAAGAAGGAAATCGCCACTGGAATAAGAAAGTCGGCGGAAGCGGGACCTATGGCAAAATTCCGGTCATCGGCGCGATCTCGCGCAAGGGAAACGTGGTCTGCAAGATGATCGAGAACACCGATACTGAAACGCTGACACGATTCGTCCGCAAGACTGTCAGCGACAAAGTTGATCTGGTCGCGACCGATGAACACTCCGGCTACCGGCTGCTTAAGTGGGCGATGCCGCATGAAGTCGTAAAGCACAGTAAGGGTGAATACGTGCGCGGCGAAGTCCACACGAACAACATGGAATCGTTCTGGTCGCTGCTCAAACGCGGCGTGGTCGGCACGTACCACAACGTCAGCAAGAAATACCTGCCGCTGTATCTGGCGGAGTTCAGTTTCCGGTTCAACAATCGCCACGAACCAGACATCTTTGGGAAGGCGATAGCAGGGTGCTGA